From the genome of Haloarcula limicola, one region includes:
- a CDS encoding DUF1405 domain-containing protein yields the protein MSNERGPLPRRYARYYLENTPSLVWLVLINVVAILVGVRYYVETMPEVSTFLWPLYADSPAALFLMTLSLVTLLPFLGRSLDDVPTNLPLAYLHTIALVWLVKMGVWTVVALNLGFGVYFPAPWAYFGIIVTHVGFVAEGLLVPHYGRTTRGALLTALALALVNDVLDYGFGYYPPLRYEPGLALVGATVALSVLSVAIAWSIMPSVEQAA from the coding sequence ATGAGCAACGAGCGGGGGCCGTTGCCGCGACGCTACGCGCGGTACTATCTGGAGAACACGCCGAGTCTGGTGTGGCTGGTCCTGATCAACGTCGTGGCGATCTTGGTCGGTGTCCGCTACTACGTCGAGACGATGCCGGAGGTCTCGACGTTCCTCTGGCCGCTGTACGCCGATTCGCCCGCCGCGCTGTTCCTGATGACGCTGTCGCTGGTGACCCTCCTGCCCTTTCTCGGCCGGTCGCTCGACGACGTGCCGACGAACCTGCCGCTCGCGTACCTCCACACCATCGCGCTCGTCTGGCTGGTGAAGATGGGCGTCTGGACCGTCGTCGCGCTCAACCTCGGCTTCGGCGTCTACTTCCCCGCGCCGTGGGCGTACTTCGGTATCATCGTCACGCACGTCGGCTTCGTCGCGGAGGGGCTCCTCGTCCCTCACTACGGCCGGACGACTCGCGGAGCGCTCCTCACTGCGCTCGCGCTGGCCCTGGTAAACGACGTCCTCGACTACGGCTTCGGATACTATCCGCCCCTGCGCTACGAGCCCGGGCTCGCGCTCGTCGGGGCGACCGTCGCGCTGTCGGTCCTCTCGGTCGCCATTGCATGGAGTATCATGCCATCGGTGGAGCAGGCGGCTTAA
- a CDS encoding DUF5802 family protein encodes MFEQFSRGYYLGRLYVEPRADGAAAMCRDQHERVNEQLYTTDEGVTRTDLPLVMKLGSRHFAVQGDERVPADTLAVPETVLDSANIRNPPSLREVFLAKADHAAQLLSVTDTTSALPDSAV; translated from the coding sequence ATGTTCGAACAGTTCTCCCGCGGCTACTACCTGGGCCGCCTGTACGTCGAGCCCCGCGCCGACGGCGCGGCCGCGATGTGCCGGGACCAGCACGAGCGCGTCAACGAGCAGTTATACACCACGGACGAGGGCGTCACACGCACGGACCTCCCGCTCGTGATGAAGCTCGGTTCGCGGCACTTCGCCGTTCAGGGCGACGAACGGGTCCCCGCGGACACCCTCGCGGTTCCCGAGACCGTCCTCGATTCGGCGAATATCCGGAACCCGCCCAGTCTGCGCGAGGTGTTCCTCGCCAAGGCCGACCACGCGGCCCAGCTGCTGTCGGTGACCGACACGACATCGGCGCTGCCCGATAGCGCGGTGTAG
- a CDS encoding Vms1/Ankzf1 family peptidyl-tRNA hydrolase, with product MLDRLLGRASLKARIDELEEEKRHLQRQLDAEEERRAEASTERQRAEEEANRLEDRVTELQDRVERLQADAGDRAFRVEEALRGERLGEVLNRLESLETEREGVFTAYVADEHDLPEAVREAFGDRADLVARAAPCLAVTDDAGLLSACLSVPVPPEPFAAWDDHVELDRSWFEPTGRHAVALVRSDLFALGEYDGRERVAYHGFDADLKSQHSKGGFSQSRFERLRDQQIESHVERCRAAVEEVDPETLYVVGEGSVIHEFADAADVTRAVDATGDPEDALAAAVRSLWTVRLRVP from the coding sequence ATGCTGGACCGGTTGCTGGGGCGCGCGTCGCTGAAGGCGCGTATCGACGAGCTGGAGGAGGAGAAGCGCCACCTCCAGCGGCAGCTCGACGCCGAGGAGGAACGCCGCGCCGAGGCGTCGACGGAACGCCAACGGGCCGAAGAAGAAGCAAATCGGCTGGAGGACCGCGTCACCGAACTCCAAGACAGAGTCGAACGACTGCAGGCCGACGCGGGCGACCGGGCCTTCCGCGTCGAAGAAGCGTTGCGCGGCGAGCGCCTCGGCGAGGTACTGAACCGCCTCGAATCGCTCGAAACGGAGCGCGAGGGCGTCTTCACCGCGTACGTCGCCGACGAGCACGACCTCCCCGAGGCGGTTCGGGAGGCGTTCGGCGACCGCGCCGATTTGGTGGCCCGTGCCGCGCCCTGTCTCGCCGTGACCGACGACGCGGGCCTGCTGTCGGCCTGTCTCTCCGTGCCGGTCCCGCCGGAGCCGTTCGCCGCGTGGGACGACCACGTCGAACTGGACCGGTCGTGGTTCGAACCCACCGGGAGACACGCCGTCGCGCTGGTGCGTTCCGATCTGTTCGCGCTGGGCGAGTACGACGGCCGCGAACGGGTCGCCTACCACGGCTTCGACGCCGACCTCAAGAGCCAGCATTCGAAGGGCGGGTTCTCCCAGTCTCGCTTCGAGCGCCTGCGCGACCAGCAGATCGAGAGCCACGTCGAGCGCTGTCGCGCCGCCGTCGAGGAGGTCGACCCCGAGACGCTGTACGTCGTCGGCGAGGGGTCGGTCATCCACGAGTTCGCCGACGCCGCCGACGTGACCCGGGCCGTCGACGCCACCGGCGACCCCGAAGACGCCCTCGCGGCCGCCGTTCGGTCGCTGTGGACCGTGCGGTTACGAGTGCCCTAA
- a CDS encoding CGCGG family rSAM-modified RiPP protein, protein MSDHTLPEVEPVTDRVHRNSWSANLERPVHEERRDAVVTGAIEAVEHTAPGYHVNLVTHGAHGRPESYLGPVLHARFGDSVDWTYVDRCGCGGHVLRVQVAER, encoded by the coding sequence ATGAGCGACCACACCCTCCCCGAGGTCGAGCCCGTGACCGACCGCGTTCACCGCAACTCGTGGTCGGCGAACTTAGAGCGGCCCGTCCACGAGGAGCGACGCGACGCCGTCGTTACCGGGGCCATCGAGGCGGTCGAACACACCGCGCCGGGCTACCACGTCAACCTCGTCACACACGGCGCACACGGCCGGCCGGAGTCCTATCTCGGGCCGGTACTCCACGCGAGGTTCGGCGATAGCGTCGACTGGACCTACGTCGATCGGTGCGGCTGTGGCGGACACGTCCTCCGCGTTCAAGTCGCGGAGCGGTGA
- the nirK gene encoding copper-containing nitrite reductase, with product MTYTPTRRRVLQGLAVGSAGALAGCTVGSPTNDVQVSQPLDLGVEEANLDAAKAVDADRVAADPRDVPKPIARSKPATVPVELETREVVAEIEPGVTFTYMTFDGQIPGPFIRTRVGDTVDLTIRNHESSAMAHNVDFHACRGPGGGAEATTVNPGEEKRLQFKVTYPGAFVYHCAVANVDYHISSGMFGLILVEPEDGLPAVDREFYLGQMEAYTTGKTGQEGHHEFDHGGMAAENPTYVLVNGEKYAIGPQGYDEMRVGTDERVRIYYAVGGPNLFSSFHAIGSVWDEVYPQGALASEPDRYVQTTPVLPGSAAVVTAHFPVPGDYKLVDHALSRVARKGALAVIRADGPANDAVFAPEER from the coding sequence ATGACGTACACTCCCACTCGACGACGCGTATTGCAGGGTCTGGCCGTCGGCAGCGCCGGGGCGCTCGCCGGCTGTACGGTCGGCTCGCCCACGAACGACGTACAGGTGTCCCAGCCGCTCGACCTCGGCGTCGAGGAAGCGAACCTGGACGCCGCGAAAGCCGTCGACGCCGACCGCGTCGCCGCCGACCCGCGGGACGTTCCGAAACCCATCGCGCGCTCGAAACCGGCCACCGTCCCCGTCGAACTGGAGACCCGCGAGGTGGTCGCCGAGATCGAGCCCGGCGTCACGTTCACGTACATGACCTTCGACGGGCAGATCCCCGGACCGTTCATCCGGACCCGCGTGGGCGACACCGTCGACCTGACGATCAGAAACCACGAGAGCAGCGCGATGGCGCACAACGTCGACTTCCACGCCTGCCGCGGTCCGGGCGGCGGCGCGGAGGCGACGACGGTCAACCCCGGCGAGGAGAAGCGCCTGCAGTTCAAAGTGACCTACCCCGGCGCGTTCGTCTACCACTGCGCCGTGGCGAACGTCGACTACCACATCTCCAGCGGGATGTTCGGCCTCATCCTCGTCGAACCCGAAGACGGGCTCCCGGCCGTCGATCGCGAGTTCTACCTCGGGCAGATGGAAGCCTACACCACCGGGAAGACGGGCCAAGAGGGCCACCACGAGTTCGATCACGGCGGGATGGCCGCCGAGAACCCGACCTACGTCCTCGTCAACGGCGAGAAGTACGCCATCGGTCCGCAGGGGTACGACGAGATGCGCGTCGGAACCGACGAGAGGGTTCGCATCTACTACGCCGTCGGCGGCCCGAACCTCTTCAGCAGCTTCCACGCCATCGGGAGCGTCTGGGACGAGGTGTACCCGCAGGGGGCGCTGGCCTCCGAACCGGACCGGTACGTCCAGACCACGCCGGTCCTGCCCGGGAGCGCCGCCGTCGTCACGGCGCACTTCCCCGTGCCCGGCGACTACAAGCTCGTCGACCACGCCCTCTCGCGGGTCGCCCGGAAGGGCGCGCTGGCAGTCATTCGCGCCGACGGCCCGGCCAACGACGCGGTGTTCGCCCCGGAGGAGCGATGA
- a CDS encoding halocyanin domain-containing protein has protein sequence MPTSTPTQATDFSRRDVLRAGAGAALGAAALGSGVRPALAASDPDEFEAWLADVDNYDGIADERGAAEVTVAVGAPGNDGDFAFEPAAVRVDPGTTVVWEWTGKGGVHNVLDADDAYESEMLTDAGATFERAFESEGVSLYSCLPHQSMGMKGAVLVGGVAAGDAPPEVDYGDWFDGVENFAGTVDRTGRKLVRVAVGAAGNGGHFAFEPAAVRVDPGATVVWEWTSDGDAHSIAAADGSYDADLVDSEGATYALQFDGVGVSKYTCPSHAAQAMRGAVVVGDPMESVVDVPLSVTIVGGGLLAAALSPLGLAALLKLRETEN, from the coding sequence ATGCCCACGAGTACACCCACTCAAGCGACCGATTTCAGCCGGCGAGACGTGCTTCGCGCCGGGGCCGGCGCGGCGCTCGGAGCCGCCGCGCTCGGGTCGGGCGTGCGGCCGGCGCTGGCCGCGTCCGACCCGGACGAGTTCGAGGCGTGGCTCGCCGACGTCGATAACTACGACGGGATCGCCGACGAGCGCGGCGCGGCCGAGGTGACCGTCGCCGTCGGCGCGCCGGGTAACGACGGCGATTTCGCGTTCGAACCGGCGGCGGTGCGCGTCGACCCCGGGACCACCGTCGTCTGGGAGTGGACGGGGAAGGGCGGCGTCCACAACGTCCTCGACGCGGACGACGCCTACGAGAGCGAGATGCTCACCGACGCGGGCGCGACGTTCGAACGCGCCTTCGAGAGCGAGGGCGTCAGTCTCTACTCCTGTCTCCCCCACCAGTCGATGGGGATGAAGGGCGCGGTCCTCGTCGGCGGCGTCGCCGCCGGGGACGCTCCGCCGGAGGTCGACTACGGCGACTGGTTCGACGGGGTGGAGAACTTCGCCGGGACCGTCGACCGGACCGGACGGAAACTGGTCCGGGTCGCCGTCGGCGCGGCGGGCAACGGCGGACACTTCGCGTTCGAACCGGCGGCGGTGCGAGTCGACCCCGGGGCCACCGTCGTCTGGGAGTGGACCAGCGACGGCGACGCCCACAGCATCGCGGCGGCCGACGGGAGCTACGACGCCGACCTGGTCGACAGCGAGGGGGCGACCTACGCCCTGCAGTTCGACGGCGTCGGCGTCAGCAAGTACACCTGCCCCTCGCACGCGGCCCAGGCCATGCGCGGGGCGGTCGTCGTCGGCGACCCGATGGAGAGCGTCGTCGACGTTCCGCTCTCGGTCACGATCGTCGGCGGCGGCCTCCTCGCGGCCGCCCTCTCGCCGCTCGGCCTCGCCGCCCTGCTCAAACTGCGAGAGACCGAGAACTAG
- a CDS encoding NAD(P)/FAD-dependent oxidoreductase, giving the protein MTLATVPKYDSDRGAVIGDRAVVVGAGMAGLLAARVLADAFETVTVVERDSLPDGPRVRDGVPQARHVHVMLEAGRATLEDLFPGYRADLLSAGGLEIDGARDVSFYAEGGFLADGPDPLPHYAATRPLYEWLVRRRLAEFDGVVLRDECQFAGYLTERGAERVTGVVVRNERRATEELDATLVVDATGRPSRTPAWLDEHGYAPPATDEVHIDLAYSTTFVERPPGDERALIVTPAASQPRAAGVLPVEDGRWVVTLGGMHGNHPPTDAEGFAAFAATLPVPDVADLLDDHAWVGEDIAHYPFPANRRYRYEALDRFPEGLLVVGDGVASFNPLYGQGMSVAALEALLLHDALATDGTEDLAPRFFERTEDVVDVAWGMAVGADFQFSETTGPRPRGTGLLNRYVARLNRKAQTDGVLRNAFVRVMMMERPPSTLFRPGIAWRVLV; this is encoded by the coding sequence ATGACGCTCGCGACCGTCCCGAAGTACGACAGCGACCGGGGAGCGGTGATCGGGGACCGCGCCGTGGTCGTCGGGGCCGGCATGGCCGGGTTGCTCGCAGCGCGAGTGCTCGCCGACGCGTTCGAGACCGTGACGGTCGTCGAGCGCGATTCGCTCCCCGACGGGCCGCGGGTCCGCGACGGCGTCCCGCAGGCCCGCCACGTCCACGTCATGCTGGAAGCCGGGCGAGCCACGCTGGAAGACCTCTTCCCCGGCTATCGCGCGGACCTGCTCTCGGCCGGCGGGCTGGAGATCGACGGCGCGCGGGACGTCAGTTTCTACGCCGAGGGGGGCTTCCTCGCGGACGGGCCGGACCCGCTCCCGCACTACGCCGCGACGCGGCCGCTCTACGAGTGGCTGGTGCGCCGCCGCCTCGCCGAGTTCGACGGGGTCGTCCTACGGGACGAGTGCCAGTTCGCCGGCTATCTCACCGAGCGGGGAGCGGAGCGCGTAACGGGCGTCGTCGTCCGGAACGAGCGGCGAGCGACGGAGGAACTCGACGCGACGCTCGTCGTCGACGCGACCGGTCGGCCGAGTCGGACGCCCGCGTGGCTTGACGAACACGGGTACGCGCCGCCGGCGACCGACGAGGTCCACATCGACCTGGCGTACAGTACCACCTTCGTCGAACGGCCGCCGGGCGACGAGCGCGCGCTCATCGTGACGCCCGCCGCGTCACAGCCTCGCGCCGCGGGGGTCCTCCCGGTCGAAGACGGCCGATGGGTGGTGACGCTGGGCGGGATGCACGGGAATCACCCGCCGACGGACGCCGAGGGATTCGCGGCGTTCGCGGCGACCCTCCCGGTTCCCGACGTGGCGGACCTGCTCGACGACCACGCGTGGGTCGGCGAGGACATCGCCCACTACCCGTTCCCGGCGAACCGCAGGTACCGCTACGAGGCCCTCGATCGCTTCCCCGAGGGACTGCTCGTCGTCGGCGACGGCGTCGCCAGCTTCAACCCGCTGTACGGCCAGGGGATGTCGGTCGCCGCGCTCGAAGCGCTCCTGCTCCACGACGCGCTCGCCACGGACGGCACCGAGGACCTCGCGCCGCGCTTCTTCGAGCGAACCGAGGACGTGGTCGACGTGGCGTGGGGAATGGCCGTCGGCGCGGACTTCCAGTTCTCCGAGACGACGGGCCCCCGACCGCGCGGAACGGGGCTGCTCAACCGCTACGTCGCCCGGCTGAACCGAAAGGCCCAGACCGACGGCGTCCTCCGGAACGCGTTCGTGCGCGTGATGATGATGGAGCGGCCGCCCAGCACGCTGTTTCGGCCCGGCATCGCGTGGCGCGTGCTCGTGTAG
- a CDS encoding sugar O-acetyltransferase: MVSEREKMLSGDRYDPMDPELVAERKRARELTRQFNQTGPGDDEERAAILEDLFGSSGEAVTVEPPFRCDYGYNIHVGESFFANFDCVFLDVCPIEFGENCLLGPSVHVYTATHPLDASERVAGPEYGKPGTVGDNAWIGGRAVLNPGVTLGDDVVVGSGAVVTEDVPDSVVVQGNPATVVKELE, encoded by the coding sequence ATGGTCTCCGAGAGAGAGAAGATGCTGAGCGGCGACCGCTACGACCCGATGGACCCGGAACTCGTCGCGGAGCGCAAGCGGGCGCGGGAACTCACCCGACAGTTCAACCAGACCGGTCCGGGCGACGACGAGGAGCGAGCGGCGATACTCGAGGACCTGTTCGGGTCATCGGGCGAGGCGGTCACCGTAGAGCCGCCGTTTCGCTGTGACTACGGCTACAATATCCACGTCGGCGAGAGCTTCTTCGCCAACTTCGACTGCGTCTTCCTGGACGTCTGTCCGATAGAGTTCGGCGAGAACTGCCTGCTCGGGCCGAGCGTCCACGTCTACACCGCCACCCACCCGCTCGACGCGAGCGAGCGCGTCGCCGGCCCGGAGTACGGCAAACCGGGGACGGTCGGCGACAACGCCTGGATCGGCGGGCGGGCCGTCCTGAACCCCGGCGTGACGCTCGGCGACGACGTCGTCGTCGGTTCCGGCGCGGTCGTGACCGAAGATGTTCCCGACAGCGTCGTCGTTCAGGGGAATCCGGCGACGGTCGTGAAGGAACTGGAGTGA
- a CDS encoding NADPH-dependent FMN reductase, with product MRQSPSVVAICGSRREPSTTYRALEHALDAAEEAGAETELVDLRRWDLPLFDPDARDRGDADALRTLIGDADAVLMGTPVYHGMVSSALKNAFDYLGRDEFENTTVGLLATAGGGSYAQTLEHLRTGVRTVHGWTLPHEVGIRGAADAFDADGEFVDPALDARVRKLGRMAAENAFAEPKSA from the coding sequence ATGAGACAGTCCCCGTCCGTCGTCGCGATCTGCGGCAGCCGCCGCGAACCGAGCACGACCTACCGCGCCCTCGAACACGCGCTGGACGCCGCCGAGGAGGCGGGCGCGGAGACCGAACTGGTCGACCTCCGGCGCTGGGACCTGCCGCTCTTCGACCCCGACGCGCGCGACCGGGGCGACGCCGACGCGTTGCGGACGCTGATCGGCGACGCCGACGCGGTCCTCATGGGGACGCCGGTGTATCACGGGATGGTCTCCTCGGCGCTGAAGAACGCCTTCGACTACCTCGGTCGGGACGAGTTCGAGAACACGACCGTCGGCCTGCTGGCGACCGCCGGCGGCGGCTCGTACGCGCAGACGCTCGAACACCTGCGGACCGGGGTTCGAACCGTCCACGGCTGGACGCTCCCCCACGAGGTCGGCATCCGCGGCGCGGCCGACGCCTTCGACGCGGACGGCGAGTTCGTCGACCCCGCACTCGACGCTCGCGTGAGAAAGCTCGGCCGGATGGCCGCCGAGAACGCCTTCGCCGAACCGAAGTCGGCCTAG
- a CDS encoding histidine kinase dimerization/phospho-acceptor domain-containing protein has protein sequence MTPTSLVPAADTEQMEQSVRQTRAEGEARIEARLLTATGETIPYEFISKRIVDGGETVGRAGLGWDISERKRYEKRIERQNERLEHFAEVLSHDLRNPLTVAQGHLKLLNQTGDEGHYEKSKRALSRMENLISDVLTLAQSGKRISLSEYETTDLETIAEDAWVLIQKGQATLDVDRTRRVEADASHLQ, from the coding sequence CTGACGCCGACCAGTCTCGTCCCCGCGGCCGATACCGAGCAGATGGAGCAGTCCGTCCGACAGACGCGAGCGGAGGGCGAAGCTCGCATCGAAGCTCGACTCCTGACCGCCACCGGCGAGACGATCCCCTACGAGTTCATCTCGAAACGCATCGTCGACGGCGGCGAAACAGTCGGTCGCGCCGGACTGGGTTGGGACATCTCGGAACGGAAGCGATACGAAAAGCGGATCGAACGGCAGAACGAGCGTCTCGAACACTTCGCCGAAGTGCTCTCACACGACCTCAGAAACCCGCTGACGGTCGCGCAAGGACACCTGAAACTTCTCAATCAGACGGGTGACGAGGGACATTACGAGAAGTCGAAGCGCGCCCTCTCGCGGATGGAGAACCTGATCAGCGATGTCCTCACGCTGGCCCAGAGCGGCAAGCGTATCAGTCTCAGCGAGTACGAGACCACCGACCTCGAAACCATCGCGGAAGACGCGTGGGTGCTGATTCAGAAGGGGCAGGCGACGCTCGACGTCGACCGGACGAGACGCGTCGAGGCGGACGCGAGTCACCTCCAGTAG
- a CDS encoding sensor histidine kinase: protein MFRNAIEHGTADTSVRLGLLDDERGLYVEDDGPGIPPEVRERVFESGHMTKADGTGFGLATVRQTVDAHGWSVDIRESVTGGARFEITGIEFDDGDER, encoded by the coding sequence CTGTTCCGAAACGCTATCGAACACGGGACGGCCGACACCTCGGTTCGATTGGGACTGCTGGACGACGAGCGAGGGCTCTACGTGGAAGACGACGGGCCGGGGATTCCACCGGAAGTCCGAGAGCGGGTCTTCGAATCGGGGCACATGACGAAAGCCGACGGCACGGGCTTCGGGCTGGCGACCGTGAGACAGACCGTCGACGCACACGGCTGGTCGGTCGATATCAGGGAGAGCGTTACCGGCGGGGCCCGATTCGAGATAACTGGCATCGAGTTCGACGACGGCGACGAACGGTGA
- a CDS encoding IclR family transcriptional regulator: MDEKPDKSNRTTGKLLEIISALDDRGPQGVTELAASLDLPKSTVHYHLQVLDETGYVVQENQRYRLGLRFLEIGENTRRRIQLYEAAKPEVNELAAATGELAILMVEERGLGVYLYKQGGERAMDVDAPIGRHAYLHDRAIGKAILAHLPEERVEEIIGEHGLTQTTTETISTREELFDSLERVRSEGVAYNLGEAVEGLHAVAVPILTEDGEVLGGISIAGPAMRLEGERITEELPKQLFQAKNVIELRIQKSHREIYRG; this comes from the coding sequence ATGGACGAGAAACCGGACAAGTCGAATCGAACGACCGGGAAACTCCTCGAGATAATCTCCGCGCTCGACGACCGCGGCCCGCAAGGCGTAACCGAACTCGCGGCGTCTCTCGACCTCCCGAAGAGTACGGTCCACTATCACCTCCAAGTGCTCGACGAGACGGGATACGTCGTTCAGGAGAACCAGCGCTATCGACTCGGACTTCGATTCCTCGAGATCGGCGAAAATACGCGACGGCGAATCCAGCTGTACGAAGCGGCGAAACCGGAGGTCAACGAACTCGCCGCTGCGACGGGCGAACTCGCGATACTCATGGTCGAAGAGCGAGGACTGGGTGTCTACCTCTACAAGCAAGGCGGCGAACGAGCGATGGACGTAGACGCGCCCATCGGTCGGCACGCGTACTTACACGACCGGGCAATCGGCAAGGCGATTCTGGCCCATCTGCCCGAGGAACGCGTCGAGGAAATCATCGGAGAACACGGACTCACGCAGACGACAACGGAGACCATCAGCACCCGAGAGGAGCTGTTCGACTCATTAGAACGGGTTCGGAGCGAAGGAGTGGCATACAATCTGGGGGAAGCGGTCGAGGGACTCCACGCCGTCGCGGTTCCGATTCTCACAGAGGATGGGGAGGTACTCGGTGGTATCAGCATCGCCGGGCCGGCGATGCGCTTGGAAGGCGAGCGGATTACAGAAGAACTTCCGAAACAACTGTTCCAAGCGAAGAACGTCATCGAACTGCGGATACAGAAGAGCCATCGAGAGATTTACCGAGGATAG
- a CDS encoding SDR family NAD(P)-dependent oxidoreductase, with translation MLDGKTAVVTGGASGIGRAIARTYADHGANVVIGDCRREPRRGGPRTEDLINDSGGDAIFEDADVTQLDDVVDLVDTAATEYGSVDIMVNNAGILRQTLLHETSPEDWRELMRINVDGVYHGTKAALDHMLEQSSGSIVNVSSISGQIGRAQAPAYCTSKGAVTMMTRQNAIDYGPEGIRVNAVGPGGTLTAMVHEVMSEERQSYLEDATPLRRLAEPEEIADVATFLASDMASYVNGHVLIADGGFSIV, from the coding sequence ATGCTCGATGGAAAAACTGCAGTTGTAACTGGCGGTGCGAGCGGTATCGGCCGGGCGATTGCGAGAACGTACGCAGACCACGGTGCCAACGTCGTGATCGGAGACTGTCGAAGAGAACCCCGGCGGGGCGGGCCACGGACCGAGGACCTGATCAACGACTCGGGCGGGGACGCGATTTTCGAGGACGCGGACGTCACGCAACTCGACGACGTCGTCGACCTCGTGGACACTGCCGCTACCGAGTACGGCTCAGTCGACATCATGGTGAACAACGCCGGTATTCTGAGACAGACGCTCCTCCACGAAACGTCGCCGGAGGACTGGCGCGAACTGATGCGTATCAACGTCGACGGCGTCTATCACGGGACGAAGGCAGCGCTCGACCATATGCTCGAGCAATCGAGTGGGAGTATCGTCAACGTCTCTTCGATCAGCGGGCAGATCGGACGAGCGCAAGCGCCGGCGTACTGTACGTCGAAAGGTGCCGTGACGATGATGACTCGCCAGAACGCCATCGACTACGGTCCCGAGGGCATCCGAGTCAACGCCGTCGGGCCCGGTGGCACGCTGACCGCGATGGTCCACGAGGTCATGAGCGAAGAACGGCAGTCGTATCTCGAAGACGCGACGCCGCTTCGGCGGCTCGCCGAGCCCGAGGAGATAGCCGACGTCGCGACGTTCCTCGCGTCGGACATGGCGAGTTACGTAAACGGACACGTACTCATAGCCGACGGCGGTTTCTCTATCGTCTGA
- a CDS encoding YeiH family protein: MTALSRLRSLSPGLVVLLGIAVCSRLLGDSVPALSPLIVAIGLGAVAANTVGVPEWAQPGLNTHSLFLETGIVLLGVRLTLGELVQTGPLVLGLATSVVVFGVFYMEFVIGRLFAIGQRTTSLLAAGASVCGVSAVLAVAGSIEVDETDITYAVATILLFDAVTLVLFPAAGQLLQLSDKQFGIWTGLSLFSTGPTAAVGFAVSETAGQWATVTKLVRNTFIGVVAVGYAVRYATAETDQLAVSRIWNRFPKFLLGFLVVVLVANLGTFSSGDVSTIGAVRSWLFLLAFAGLGFDIGLDEIREAGLKPVLLVFVHLLTVSSLALLLVFTIF; this comes from the coding sequence ATGACCGCCCTATCACGGCTCCGCTCACTCTCGCCGGGGCTCGTCGTCCTTCTCGGAATCGCTGTGTGTAGCCGTCTGTTGGGTGATTCCGTCCCGGCACTCAGTCCGCTCATCGTGGCAATCGGTCTCGGAGCGGTCGCCGCTAACACGGTGGGTGTCCCCGAGTGGGCTCAGCCCGGTCTGAACACACACAGCCTCTTCCTCGAGACGGGAATCGTCCTGCTGGGGGTTCGTCTCACGCTGGGTGAACTCGTCCAAACCGGTCCACTCGTCCTCGGGCTCGCTACGAGTGTGGTCGTGTTCGGCGTCTTCTACATGGAGTTCGTCATCGGACGGCTCTTCGCAATCGGGCAGCGGACGACGTCACTCCTCGCGGCCGGCGCGAGCGTCTGTGGGGTTTCCGCCGTGCTGGCCGTCGCTGGGAGTATCGAGGTAGACGAAACCGACATCACCTACGCCGTCGCGACGATACTCCTCTTCGATGCCGTGACGCTGGTCCTCTTTCCGGCCGCTGGCCAACTGCTCCAACTTTCGGACAAACAGTTCGGCATCTGGACCGGCCTCAGCCTGTTCTCGACGGGACCGACGGCGGCCGTCGGTTTTGCCGTCTCCGAGACGGCAGGACAGTGGGCGACCGTGACCAAATTGGTCCGAAACACGTTCATCGGCGTCGTCGCGGTCGGCTACGCGGTCCGCTACGCCACTGCAGAGACGGACCAGCTGGCAGTTTCACGCATCTGGAACCGGTTTCCGAAGTTTCTGCTCGGCTTTCTCGTGGTCGTCCTCGTCGCGAACCTCGGAACGTTCTCGTCCGGGGATGTGAGCACGATCGGGGCGGTTCGGTCGTGGTTGTTCCTGCTGGCCTTTGCGGGGCTGGGTTTCGACATCGGACTCGACGAGATTCGAGAAGCGGGCCTCAAACCGGTACTGCTCGTGTTCGTCCATCTCTTGACGGTCAGTTCGCTCGCTCTCTTGCTCGTCTTCACGATATTTTGA